A stretch of the Bdellovibrio sp. 22V genome encodes the following:
- a CDS encoding LegC family aminotransferase, which produces MFSDVIGFIKELYGNEQFIPLHAPVFKGNEKKYVNEAIDSTFVSSVGAFVDRFEVEFAKYVGAKKAVVTGNGTSALHAALHLLGVSNDDEVVTQALTFVATPNAISYCGAHPIFLDSDEDTLGLSPSSLEQFLSDCAEIRDGVCYNKKTNRRIRACMPMHVFGHPVKIRDIVKICDAFCIPVLEDAAESLGSVYDGVHTGLYGRIGVFSFNGNKIITSGGGGMIVTNDEALGKRAKHLTTTAKVPHAWEFYHDEIGFNYRMPNLNAALVFGQLEQLPSFILNKRETAEIYKNYFSKKGIQFFSEPQLAKSNYWLNAILLKDRSERDLFLQETNQNGIMTRPIWNLMPDLPMYKSAYTGDLTVARSLGDRIVNIPSSVRVHGENV; this is translated from the coding sequence ATGTTTAGCGACGTTATCGGGTTTATTAAAGAGTTATACGGCAATGAACAATTTATTCCTCTTCATGCACCAGTTTTCAAGGGAAACGAAAAAAAATATGTGAATGAGGCGATTGACTCTACTTTTGTCTCTTCTGTCGGTGCATTTGTTGATCGCTTTGAGGTAGAGTTCGCTAAGTACGTCGGCGCAAAAAAAGCGGTAGTTACAGGCAATGGAACCTCGGCGCTACATGCGGCTTTGCATCTTTTGGGCGTCTCTAACGATGATGAGGTTGTTACACAGGCGCTTACTTTTGTAGCTACGCCAAATGCAATCTCATATTGTGGTGCTCATCCTATCTTTTTAGACAGTGATGAGGACACTTTGGGATTGTCGCCATCATCCTTGGAACAATTTTTGTCTGATTGTGCAGAAATTCGAGATGGTGTTTGCTATAATAAAAAAACGAATAGACGTATTAGGGCTTGCATGCCTATGCACGTATTCGGGCATCCGGTTAAAATCAGAGATATTGTTAAAATTTGCGACGCCTTTTGCATTCCGGTTCTTGAGGACGCAGCAGAGTCCCTTGGAAGTGTCTACGATGGTGTTCATACCGGTCTTTATGGGCGAATAGGTGTTTTCAGTTTCAACGGAAACAAGATCATTACTTCCGGTGGCGGGGGTATGATTGTAACAAATGATGAAGCTTTGGGTAAAAGGGCAAAGCATCTTACTACCACGGCCAAAGTCCCTCACGCTTGGGAGTTTTATCACGACGAAATTGGTTTTAATTATCGAATGCCAAATTTGAATGCTGCTCTTGTATTTGGCCAACTCGAACAACTTCCTAGCTTTATATTAAATAAACGAGAGACGGCTGAAATTTATAAAAATTACTTTTCAAAAAAAGGTATCCAGTTTTTTTCTGAACCTCAGTTAGCAAAGTCAAACTATTGGCTGAATGCTATACTCTTAAAAGATCGCTCTGAACGGGATTTGTTTCTGCAGGAGACAAATCAAAATGGGATAATGACTAGACCGATTTGGAACCTGATGCCTGATTTGCCAATGTATAAGTCAGCATATACTGGCGATTTAACCGTAGCGAGAAGTTTGGGTGATCGAATCGTGAACATCCCAAGCAGCGTTAGAGTTCACGGAGAGAATGTATGA
- a CDS encoding NAD-dependent 4,6-dehydratase LegB has protein sequence MSKKVLITGADGFIGSHLTELLVSEGYEVRALAQYNSFNSWGWLDSSPLKNEFEVVSGDIRDPFFCKEISTGMDTIFHLAALIAIPFSYVAPQCYVETNVTGTLNICKAAMDAGVSRVIHTSTSEVYGTAQYVPIDEKHPLQPQSPYSASKIAADAMAMSFFNSFSLPLTIARPFNTYGPRQSARAVIPTIIAQIASGKKEISLGDVTPTRDFNYVTDTCRGFLALEKATNCVGKTVNIGSNYEISIGETFELIRRIMKSDVRIQHDADRTRPKNSEVHRLWCDNSVIQSITGFKPEVSIEEGLEKTVEWFCNPSNLAKYKADIYNV, from the coding sequence TTGTCAAAAAAAGTTCTGATAACAGGTGCAGATGGTTTTATTGGTTCTCATTTAACGGAACTACTCGTTTCCGAAGGTTATGAAGTCCGCGCGCTAGCGCAATACAATTCTTTTAACTCGTGGGGATGGTTGGACTCGTCCCCATTAAAAAATGAATTCGAAGTTGTATCTGGGGATATTCGTGACCCTTTTTTCTGCAAAGAAATTTCCACAGGGATGGATACGATTTTCCATTTAGCGGCTTTAATCGCAATTCCATTTTCTTACGTTGCTCCACAATGTTATGTTGAGACCAATGTCACGGGGACGTTGAATATTTGCAAAGCTGCAATGGATGCTGGCGTTTCACGGGTTATACATACTTCAACGAGTGAAGTATATGGAACCGCTCAGTATGTTCCTATCGACGAGAAACATCCTTTGCAACCGCAGTCTCCTTATAGCGCCTCGAAAATCGCCGCTGATGCTATGGCAATGAGCTTCTTCAATTCTTTTAGTCTTCCTCTAACAATTGCTCGACCATTTAATACATATGGCCCTCGTCAATCGGCTCGTGCAGTAATTCCCACAATTATTGCGCAAATTGCGTCTGGGAAAAAGGAAATTAGTTTAGGTGATGTGACTCCAACTCGTGATTTTAATTATGTGACCGATACGTGCAGAGGATTTCTAGCATTAGAGAAGGCTACTAATTGTGTTGGGAAGACCGTCAATATTGGATCAAATTACGAAATATCTATAGGTGAAACGTTCGAGCTTATTAGAAGAATAATGAAATCAGACGTTAGGATTCAGCATGACGCCGACCGTACTCGTCCAAAAAACTCAGAAGTTCATAGGTTGTGGTGTGATAATTCTGTTATTCAATCCATCACTGGATTTAAGCCGGAAGTTTCTATTGAAGAGGGATTAGAAAAGACCGTTGAATGGTTTTGTAACCCCTCAAATCTAGCAAAATATAAGGCAGACATTTATAATGTTTAG
- a CDS encoding 6-hydroxymethylpterin diphosphokinase MptE-like protein yields the protein MNRQLIKQTLDSSILVLHNTVLDLLFWLSPARKIVQRNESYKNKHEGQSCIIFGNGPSLKSFDVSGTKGHFTFVVNYFFKSNAFPTLQPDYYALIDELFYEGEIAATKEAIKKYPQCTFLFKSKCLKSDFLRSFAMTSSKAIVTFNQKALVDSSVHYDMTKNFTASINVINHCIQCAIYMGFKRIYLVGCDFNSFTSNKMQHFYENKNDEKALSLGDELKFYAEVCYHHYALNKLARGIGIEIINATPNSLLDAYPKGRLPAN from the coding sequence ATGAACAGACAGTTGATAAAACAAACCCTCGATAGCTCAATACTAGTATTACACAACACGGTTCTTGATTTACTTTTTTGGTTATCTCCCGCGCGAAAGATTGTGCAGCGTAATGAGTCTTATAAAAATAAACACGAAGGGCAAAGCTGTATAATTTTTGGTAACGGGCCATCTTTAAAGAGTTTTGATGTATCTGGGACCAAAGGGCATTTCACTTTTGTCGTTAATTATTTTTTTAAAAGTAATGCATTTCCCACATTGCAGCCTGATTATTATGCATTGATAGATGAGCTTTTTTATGAGGGCGAAATTGCAGCAACAAAGGAAGCCATCAAAAAATACCCGCAGTGTACTTTTCTTTTTAAAAGTAAATGTTTAAAAAGCGATTTCTTGAGAAGCTTCGCAATGACAAGTAGTAAGGCAATTGTAACCTTTAATCAAAAGGCTTTGGTCGATTCAAGTGTTCACTACGACATGACAAAGAATTTTACAGCGTCGATTAACGTAATCAATCATTGCATACAGTGTGCCATCTACATGGGTTTTAAACGCATCTATCTCGTAGGTTGTGATTTCAACTCGTTTACTTCAAACAAAATGCAGCATTTTTATGAGAATAAGAATGATGAGAAAGCTCTCTCATTAGGCGACGAATTAAAATTTTATGCGGAAGTCTGCTACCATCATTATGCGTTGAATAAGCTTGCGAGAGGTATTGGTATTGAGATAATTAACGCAACGCCCAACAGTCTGCTGGATGCCTATCCTAAAGGAAGACTGCCTGCGAACTAA
- a CDS encoding CatB-related O-acetyltransferase, translating into MSLTQGNCSFHVVAVCFELTLLRKTFLRVFWGLRIMKILILIEYYFCKALKKLKPRAIKNSVVHVSSSVGPGSEFINSRMGRHSYLGMECRAVDTTIGSFCSIANGCSFGLDTHSINWVSTSPVFNRNRDQIKTKFSFHEFKTRTHVNIGHDVWIGENVVIKSGVNIGTGAVIGAGSVVTKDVPPYEIWGGVPAKLIRRRFPDDVSVRLLQSQWWNLDDSTLTKLAAYIQEPSIFLGKLHEQTVDKTNPR; encoded by the coding sequence ATGTCTCTGACGCAGGGCAATTGCTCTTTCCATGTGGTCGCCGTTTGTTTTGAATTAACTCTTTTGCGTAAAACATTTTTACGCGTTTTCTGGGGCTTGAGGATTATGAAAATATTGATTCTGATAGAGTATTATTTTTGCAAAGCTTTAAAGAAACTTAAGCCGAGGGCCATCAAAAATAGCGTGGTTCATGTAAGCTCAAGCGTCGGCCCCGGTTCTGAGTTTATAAACTCTAGAATGGGTAGACACTCTTATCTTGGGATGGAATGTCGAGCTGTCGACACAACAATCGGAAGTTTCTGTTCAATTGCAAACGGATGTTCTTTCGGATTGGATACTCACTCAATAAACTGGGTTTCTACATCCCCGGTTTTTAACAGGAATAGAGATCAAATCAAAACTAAATTTTCGTTTCATGAGTTCAAGACAAGAACACACGTAAACATAGGTCACGATGTTTGGATCGGCGAGAACGTGGTGATTAAATCTGGCGTTAATATTGGGACTGGAGCAGTAATAGGGGCCGGTAGTGTCGTGACCAAAGATGTGCCTCCATATGAAATTTGGGGTGGTGTGCCTGCAAAGCTGATCCGTAGGCGATTTCCCGACGATGTGTCAGTTAGGTTGCTTCAGAGCCAGTGGTGGAATCTTGACGATTCTACATTGACTAAACTTGCTGCGTATATCCAAGAGCCTTCAATTTTTTTAGGAAAGCTTCATGAACAGACAGTTGATAAAACAAACCCTCGATAG
- a CDS encoding O-antigen ligase family protein: MVAIIAHYFLMPENPQYFGYPNRLQGTFTNINFLAHSYFLVFLLVLGLFITHFQNNQKRLAVLLGITVFTISSALFLTFTRTIWVAMILSLPIMLVLVNKKTAVKTFFASCLIFGALFITDVGGTRERVLQTLSTNPGDAIRITLWRTSVKIFRDNPIMGVGYMNNKRDIMKYFEMYGEKDITAEFDTHPHNEILSFLAGTGFVGAILYVGNFVLFFLLGLKTLKIIPNSETIKRGLLLGAITIQPAFLIAGFADNNFEIHVARNWLVISWAILIWLATENNTTVTFDFKRRPR; this comes from the coding sequence ATGGTAGCTATTATCGCTCACTATTTTTTGATGCCAGAGAACCCTCAATACTTTGGATATCCAAATCGACTTCAGGGCACCTTCACAAATATCAACTTTCTAGCTCATTCATACTTTTTAGTTTTTCTTTTGGTACTAGGTCTTTTTATTACACACTTTCAGAATAACCAAAAACGCCTTGCGGTCCTATTAGGAATTACAGTCTTCACAATCTCCAGTGCACTATTTTTGACGTTCACTCGCACAATTTGGGTAGCTATGATATTGTCACTGCCTATCATGCTTGTCTTGGTAAACAAGAAAACTGCCGTAAAAACATTTTTTGCTTCCTGTTTAATTTTTGGAGCTTTGTTTATTACTGATGTCGGGGGCACTAGAGAACGTGTTCTTCAGACTCTCTCTACAAATCCTGGGGACGCGATTAGAATAACTTTGTGGAGAACCTCTGTTAAAATCTTCCGTGACAATCCTATTATGGGCGTTGGCTACATGAATAATAAGCGTGACATTATGAAGTACTTTGAAATGTACGGAGAAAAAGACATTACTGCTGAGTTCGACACCCATCCTCATAACGAAATTCTGTCTTTCTTGGCTGGAACAGGCTTCGTTGGAGCTATACTTTACGTGGGTAATTTTGTTCTGTTCTTTTTACTGGGATTGAAAACTCTCAAAATAATCCCCAACTCCGAAACAATAAAAAGAGGATTGTTGCTTGGCGCAATTACTATACAGCCTGCCTTTTTGATTGCTGGATTTGCTGATAATAACTTCGAGATTCATGTGGCTCGCAATTGGCTGGTGATTTCATGGGCCATTTTAATTTGGCTCGCAACCGAAAACAATACTACCGTAACATTTGATTTTAAACGAAGACCACGATAG
- a CDS encoding UbiA family prenyltransferase — MKHFIVCDLDDCLLKTDLLYEQWLVLLKSKPLIFLLSPFWLLCGKAYFKSQLAEHIPHVPKLIPFRSDVLSYLKTKNDSNNYELILASASPFVWVNEISQRLELFNQVIGSDTKTNLKGTHKLKAIKNLIGDASFSYVGDAFADLDVWRASTEIVAVNPSKSLQALISTLNKPTTLLKDVESSTLQLLAKQIRPHQWIKNILVFLPALAGHKLWNHDTFFQGLGAFAGFSLAASFVYVLNDLLDLKADRNHHTKKNRPFASGDLKIKWGVLLLPCLLLGVTLISSYLPIEYSGWIATYLFLNLAYSLYLKQSVVVDILILSMMYTLRIFAGSAATSVPVSEWLLSFSTLFFFSLACVKRYTEIIRSKNKITLDGRGYRQVDYPMVQGLGVGSGLLSVLIVLLYLQSADVRALYKTPQNLWFATPVLLFWISRIWILTNRDEVHDDPVVFAVKDKISWICFAILGVVFGISI, encoded by the coding sequence ATGAAACATTTCATTGTGTGCGATCTGGATGACTGCCTTTTAAAAACAGACTTGCTCTACGAACAGTGGCTTGTTTTGCTTAAATCAAAACCACTCATCTTCTTGCTAAGCCCCTTTTGGTTACTTTGTGGAAAGGCCTACTTTAAGTCTCAACTTGCGGAACATATTCCGCATGTTCCCAAACTTATTCCCTTTCGAAGCGATGTGCTTTCTTATTTGAAGACTAAAAATGATTCAAACAATTACGAACTCATACTGGCTTCTGCAAGCCCTTTTGTTTGGGTCAACGAAATCTCTCAAAGACTTGAACTTTTTAACCAAGTTATTGGAAGCGACACAAAAACAAATCTCAAAGGTACACACAAATTGAAGGCGATAAAGAATTTGATAGGAGATGCTTCATTTTCTTATGTGGGAGATGCCTTTGCCGATTTAGACGTTTGGAGAGCATCCACGGAGATAGTAGCGGTAAATCCTTCAAAGTCCTTACAGGCTTTAATATCTACCCTAAATAAGCCTACGACCCTACTTAAAGACGTCGAGAGTTCAACGTTGCAGTTACTAGCAAAACAGATTCGCCCCCACCAATGGATAAAAAATATTTTGGTATTCCTTCCTGCGCTTGCGGGTCATAAGCTTTGGAACCATGATACATTCTTTCAGGGCTTAGGTGCTTTCGCAGGATTTAGCTTAGCTGCGTCTTTCGTTTATGTTCTAAATGACCTTCTGGACCTTAAAGCTGATCGTAACCACCATACTAAAAAAAATCGCCCTTTTGCCTCGGGTGATCTCAAAATTAAATGGGGAGTTCTACTTTTACCCTGTCTTTTATTGGGCGTTACCCTTATCTCTTCATACTTACCCATTGAGTATTCCGGATGGATAGCAACTTACCTATTTCTAAATCTTGCGTATTCTTTATATCTTAAGCAAAGCGTTGTTGTAGATATTCTAATTCTTTCCATGATGTATACCTTACGTATTTTCGCCGGGTCTGCGGCGACAAGTGTTCCCGTTTCTGAATGGCTATTAAGTTTTTCAACTTTATTTTTCTTTAGTCTCGCCTGTGTGAAGCGCTATACAGAGATTATACGCAGCAAAAATAAGATTACCTTAGACGGACGAGGCTATCGACAAGTCGATTATCCCATGGTTCAAGGATTGGGAGTTGGCTCTGGTCTATTATCAGTCTTAATCGTGTTACTCTACTTACAGAGCGCAGATGTTCGAGCACTCTATAAAACCCCTCAAAACCTTTGGTTTGCGACCCCAGTGTTACTCTTCTGGATTTCACGCATTTGGATTCTAACTAATCGAGACGAAGTTCACGATGATCCGGTAGTTTTTGCAGTGAAAGACAAAATAAGTTGGATTTGTTTCGCAATCTTAGGTGTCGTTTTTGGGATTTCAATATGA
- a CDS encoding FAD-binding oxidoreductase yields MNEFPSWGLYPKAQEQVFKNISSRFSKLPTSGLACLPRGLGRSYGDSCLNDHGLLIGTSYLNHFIDFDQNTGKIICESGVSFDEILKVVLPTGWFLPVTPGTKYVTVGGAIANDVHGKNHHRAGNFGHHVLKFELLKSSGERLICSRESNSDLFFATIGGLGLTGFITWAEFKLTKIQSSWIHQQQIQFNSLADFFSLSQESERDFEFTVSWVDCVNSKDIRGIFIRGNFGEIEKDRYRLHKEPGMKRVPFFLPKITLNSLSVRAFNELYYRKNLSSNKKNSIHYDPFFYPLDSIHHWNKIYGRRGFLQYQFVIPYKDDQGAALYEIFDILKKSQMGSFLAVLKTFGSIPSEGMLSFPKEGVTLALDFPNHGEKLLKVLSKCDEIVKSVQGAVYPAKDARMSKESFAAFYPRLSEFEKHIDPKFSSSFWRRVR; encoded by the coding sequence ATGAATGAGTTTCCCAGTTGGGGCCTATACCCAAAGGCGCAAGAGCAAGTATTTAAAAACATCTCTAGTCGTTTTTCGAAGCTACCTACCTCGGGACTCGCTTGTCTCCCTAGAGGCCTGGGAAGGTCTTATGGCGATTCTTGCCTAAATGACCATGGACTATTAATAGGGACTTCTTATCTCAATCATTTTATAGATTTCGATCAAAACACCGGAAAAATAATATGCGAATCAGGCGTTTCCTTCGATGAAATTCTGAAAGTAGTACTCCCAACGGGTTGGTTTTTGCCCGTAACCCCTGGAACGAAGTACGTCACCGTTGGTGGCGCTATTGCGAATGATGTCCATGGAAAAAATCACCATAGAGCAGGAAATTTTGGCCATCATGTTCTTAAATTTGAACTCTTAAAATCCTCAGGAGAACGTCTAATTTGCTCTCGAGAAAGTAACTCGGACCTATTCTTCGCTACAATCGGTGGCTTGGGTCTTACAGGATTCATTACTTGGGCGGAATTTAAGCTCACGAAAATTCAATCTTCCTGGATTCACCAACAACAAATTCAGTTTAATTCTTTGGCAGATTTTTTTTCCTTATCACAAGAGTCAGAAAGGGATTTTGAGTTTACGGTTTCATGGGTAGACTGTGTAAACTCTAAAGATATTCGGGGAATTTTTATTCGTGGTAATTTCGGAGAAATAGAAAAAGATAGATATAGACTTCATAAAGAGCCAGGCATGAAACGTGTGCCTTTCTTTTTACCAAAGATCACGTTGAATAGCCTATCGGTAAGAGCATTTAACGAACTCTATTATCGCAAAAACCTGTCCTCCAATAAAAAGAATTCGATCCACTACGATCCGTTCTTTTACCCCCTGGACTCTATTCATCATTGGAACAAAATTTATGGCCGTCGGGGTTTTCTGCAGTATCAATTCGTAATCCCTTACAAGGATGATCAAGGTGCAGCTCTCTATGAAATATTCGATATTCTAAAAAAGAGTCAAATGGGATCATTTTTAGCGGTTCTAAAAACTTTTGGGTCAATTCCCTCTGAAGGGATGCTTTCGTTTCCAAAAGAAGGTGTTACATTGGCTTTAGATTTTCCGAATCACGGCGAAAAGCTTCTCAAGGTTCTTAGCAAATGCGATGAAATAGTTAAGTCTGTACAGGGCGCCGTTTATCCCGCGAAAGATGCGCGCATGAGTAAAGAAAGTTTCGCCGCATTCTATCCTCGACTGTCTGAATTTGAAAAACACATAGATCCAAAATTTTCTTCTAGCTTCTGGAGACGTGTACGATGA
- a CDS encoding SDR family oxidoreductase → MKKILIIGATSAIAQEVAKIYAQKKHELILWGRNAEMLNIISQDLKVRGSSALTIINHDLNDLTAHASKVDEIWSTHSKIDIVLLAHGVLGDPRKAEVNQQEMLHLLNSNFISHASLLTFISQKMVKQGYGTIAVISSVAGDRGKQSNYVYGSAKAGMTTFTDGLRNRLFSTGVHVVNLKLGPVDTPMTKDHKKTPLFGKAPSVGRGIVNAIEARKNTVYLPFFWRFIMMIIKSIPESIFKRLRL, encoded by the coding sequence ATGAAAAAAATTCTTATTATTGGAGCGACTTCGGCTATCGCTCAAGAAGTGGCAAAAATTTATGCTCAAAAGAAGCACGAACTTATTCTGTGGGGCCGAAATGCCGAAATGCTCAATATCATTTCGCAAGATCTCAAAGTAAGAGGCAGCTCAGCGTTAACAATTATCAATCATGACTTAAATGATCTAACAGCTCACGCTTCTAAAGTTGATGAGATCTGGTCCACCCACTCAAAAATCGATATTGTGCTGTTGGCTCATGGCGTTCTAGGCGATCCCCGCAAAGCCGAAGTAAATCAGCAGGAAATGCTTCATCTCTTAAACAGCAATTTTATTTCCCACGCGTCCCTTTTGACCTTCATATCTCAGAAAATGGTTAAGCAAGGCTATGGTACGATTGCCGTAATTTCCTCTGTCGCTGGAGATCGTGGGAAACAGTCGAATTATGTCTATGGCTCCGCTAAGGCAGGCATGACAACATTTACGGATGGTTTAAGAAACCGTTTGTTCTCTACAGGGGTCCATGTTGTTAATCTTAAGCTAGGTCCCGTGGATACTCCCATGACAAAAGATCATAAGAAAACACCTCTATTCGGAAAAGCTCCCTCGGTTGGCAGAGGAATCGTCAATGCAATTGAAGCTAGAAAGAATACTGTTTATCTTCCCTTCTTCTGGCGCTTTATTATGATGATCATAAAATCAATCCCTGAGTCGATATTTAAACGCCTTCGTCTTTAA
- a CDS encoding glycosyltransferase family 1 protein — MRIYFDVSTLDPDKVTGVGIYMIQLVKSLINTEDIECIPVIKPSRIKKKKKLSKFLNIPVHIMWPWIGFREPDSVYHGPDFKIQKSLVKKNIVTIHDMGVFKKKYNNPAFFKKGIRDLSRVLTSSPDAIIANSEFTKKEILAYFPELQCPIYVTHLGCDSKKTIPNTPTSLSDYILFLGTLERRKNILGVIKAFELLVKKGHTEKLILAGKWGFGREEIQDAISNSSAYSQIVLLNYVSDEKADELFRNAKAFIFPSWYEGFGIPILEAMTYGCPVVASSGGVLEEIAGDAALFASPDNPEEIASATSELLTNAKLRDSLIAKGYEQSKKFTWKRCCDRTLSVYKEVLIK, encoded by the coding sequence ATGAGAATCTATTTTGATGTAAGCACACTAGATCCCGACAAAGTAACCGGAGTTGGGATCTATATGATTCAATTAGTTAAATCCTTGATTAATACTGAGGACATCGAGTGTATTCCGGTCATAAAACCTTCTCGTATAAAAAAGAAGAAGAAGCTTTCAAAGTTTCTAAATATCCCAGTACATATCATGTGGCCTTGGATAGGATTCAGGGAACCGGACAGCGTCTATCACGGGCCCGACTTTAAAATACAAAAATCATTGGTAAAAAAGAATATTGTAACCATTCATGACATGGGCGTTTTTAAAAAGAAGTATAACAATCCAGCCTTTTTTAAAAAAGGCATTCGCGATCTCTCCCGCGTTCTTACCTCTTCACCAGATGCAATCATTGCAAATTCTGAATTCACGAAAAAAGAAATCTTAGCTTACTTTCCGGAACTTCAATGTCCTATCTACGTTACGCACCTGGGGTGTGACAGTAAGAAGACTATCCCAAATACCCCTACATCTCTCTCCGACTATATTTTATTTTTAGGAACACTTGAGAGGCGAAAAAACATTCTAGGAGTAATAAAGGCATTCGAACTTTTAGTTAAAAAAGGCCACACAGAAAAGCTTATTCTCGCTGGGAAATGGGGTTTTGGACGCGAAGAGATTCAAGACGCCATTTCAAACTCTTCCGCTTACTCACAAATTGTTTTACTCAACTACGTTTCGGATGAAAAAGCAGATGAACTCTTTAGAAATGCAAAAGCTTTTATCTTTCCAAGCTGGTATGAAGGATTTGGTATCCCGATTCTCGAGGCTATGACTTATGGATGCCCGGTCGTCGCATCCTCTGGGGGTGTGCTCGAGGAAATTGCTGGTGACGCAGCACTATTCGCATCACCAGATAATCCGGAAGAAATCGCCTCTGCGACATCTGAACTTCTTACTAATGCGAAACTTCGCGATAGCCTAATTGCGAAAGGTTACGAACAGTCAAAAAAATTCACATGGAAGAGATGTTGTGATCGAACTCTCTCAGTCTACAAAGAAGTTTTAATAAAATAA
- the rfbD gene encoding dTDP-4-dehydrorhamnose reductase, producing the protein MKTLIFGRNGQVAWELQRSLAVHGEVRAVGSEEVSFLSLDSISKVIREYKPNHIVNAAAYTAVDRAENEKDIADKVNGEAVGVIAAEAKRIGASFMHYSTDYVFDGTKSEPYVESDQVCPINAYGRSKVLGEKLIQEVGSDFTILRIGWVYGARGNNFYRTMLRLGAEKSELAIVADQIGSPTWSRHVADASAHILFDRQRKDKAGIYHLSPQGEVSWFDFACKIFELTRTLHPSRSLKIQTIKKIETEDYITPALRPLNSRMNANKVNSTFGIQLPHWEKSLRLVTADVPL; encoded by the coding sequence GTGAAAACTTTAATCTTCGGAAGAAATGGTCAAGTAGCATGGGAACTTCAGCGCTCTCTTGCGGTGCACGGAGAGGTTCGGGCTGTGGGCAGCGAAGAAGTGAGCTTTCTTTCATTGGACTCTATTTCTAAAGTTATACGGGAATACAAACCTAATCATATCGTGAATGCAGCGGCGTATACGGCAGTTGACCGGGCAGAAAACGAAAAGGATATTGCAGATAAAGTAAACGGAGAGGCCGTTGGAGTAATTGCTGCGGAGGCAAAGCGTATTGGCGCATCTTTTATGCATTATTCCACCGATTATGTTTTTGATGGAACTAAATCGGAACCTTACGTTGAGTCAGATCAAGTTTGCCCGATAAATGCTTACGGCAGAAGTAAAGTATTAGGCGAAAAGCTTATCCAAGAAGTTGGAAGCGATTTTACCATTCTTCGTATTGGTTGGGTTTATGGGGCAAGAGGAAACAATTTCTATCGGACCATGCTTAGGCTAGGCGCAGAAAAGAGTGAGCTAGCGATTGTCGCTGATCAGATTGGCTCGCCAACCTGGTCTCGCCATGTTGCCGATGCAAGTGCTCATATCTTATTCGATCGTCAAAGAAAAGACAAAGCAGGTATCTATCACCTAAGTCCCCAAGGAGAGGTATCTTGGTTTGATTTTGCCTGTAAGATATTTGAACTAACGAGAACGTTGCATCCTTCGAGATCACTTAAAATCCAGACTATCAAAAAGATTGAAACAGAAGATTATATAACTCCTGCCTTAAGACCTTTGAATTCAAGAATGAATGCTAACAAGGTGAATTCTACTTTTGGGATCCAACTGCCGCACTGGGAAAAGTCTCTAAGGCTAGTTACTGCTGATGTGCCATTGTAA
- the rfbC gene encoding dTDP-4-dehydrorhamnose 3,5-epimerase has translation MQLKPTTLENCYLIEPKVYSDDRGFFFESFNQRKFNELIGNDSYSFVQDNHSKSSKGVLRGLHYQIQHPQGKLVRVTQGEVFDVAVDLRKSSATFGKWFGTVLSAENKLQLWMPPGFAHGFVVLSETAEFLYKTTDFYAPEYERCLMWNDRDLKIDWTYAGEPILSEKDKKGMNFKNAEVFP, from the coding sequence ATGCAGTTAAAACCAACTACATTAGAGAATTGCTATCTTATTGAACCTAAAGTTTACAGTGATGATCGCGGTTTCTTTTTTGAGAGTTTCAATCAGAGAAAATTTAACGAATTGATAGGAAATGACTCTTACTCTTTTGTTCAAGATAATCATTCTAAGTCATCAAAGGGAGTTCTAAGAGGTTTACATTATCAAATTCAGCACCCACAGGGAAAACTCGTTAGAGTAACCCAAGGTGAAGTCTTTGATGTGGCAGTGGACCTACGTAAATCGTCAGCTACTTTTGGAAAGTGGTTCGGAACAGTTCTTTCTGCCGAGAATAAGCTGCAGCTTTGGATGCCACCAGGATTCGCTCATGGGTTTGTGGTGTTGTCGGAAACAGCCGAGTTTCTTTACAAGACGACAGATTTTTATGCTCCTGAATACGAGCGATGTTTAATGTGGAACGATCGAGATCTGAAAATTGATTGGACGTATGCTGGTGAGCCTATTCTGTCAGAAAAAGATAAAAAAGGCATGAATTTTAAGAATGCCGAGGTTTTTCCGTGA